In the genome of Fibrobacter sp., one region contains:
- a CDS encoding glycoside hydrolase family 9 protein, which translates to MLGLFVLLTSLFAGEAFADMGLPNLDRTDKTHERRYLDSINVYNRRPIRLNQSGFRPQDYKYAYVADATEKKFYVIDANSGAEAWSGTLTEISYNEPIKDADGKVTGHRPAAIKKPNMYVNGQFMQGDDNKLYEFGVRSDETSATERLYRADFTGLSPSTPGEYFVVVGKDTSATFHIHPSIFNSILENSLKFFGIQRCGNTKSHFHGACHLKDGSAVGHDLTGGWHDCGDHFKVSETLGYTAYVLSMVYLTYQDKAEDRYGNSYADTVFTDGIPDILYEAKIGTDYLLKLYNASKADGLIEKGDMYHSVGVSQADHEYWDLPERQDGQTPAKGGPDRVVLTDIGSNTAGMFIAAMANVAVGYRVYDAEYSDSLIAAAKDIYKNVLMPSFENYIFGGNPGKTTAFPGFYTGGGPLYDDGAAAALALWYATKDTTYRYDLYKNKNIFDNESNYHFNLDYFRAGFLGNPSGFTQGGWATDYQNIHSYVLFAFQKLILSNEATATEYGLSPAERDTLSMRTIATFRKVLDNSTNDGDSLVLENPATQGEPHEGSSKLHVITPYNLVWTSFDWGVMRYNMGTANAIFLMYELTGDERYLRVALDNMYFILGANPWDVSLLIGAGDKNLNHPHNRSANPDGYNAGGMPYEYRAPLGALMGGRDPNKTLSEDGMEWTCTETCIDFTAQFLFPAQSLAQSLPLDVDGPLFSNIAGTPITKTSAIISWDANEVALVTVFYGTSPDASTAKSVEQKKASKGGSVTIEGLVPGETYYFFLEGMDTKRNMTTDDNHGQWYKFTMTTTDTEISGVTICQVDHRSAKIYWWSSDRMNGVVNYGTSLSNLTETQTANGGAVLFHEAELTDLKPGTTYYFNVSSGTKTDNNGGKGYSFTTDAYSSYADLDITIKPSSYQDACTDWKDCKKFYFNISNNDTIPFEDFEVRLYLSSNNLSAICNIAQPYGGNGIVNGNVQITFGTAQSDGLGAYYLPIFVKGLLEVSGRIQFEVIFKNYDPNVKTATFGDLVDSWSLRPHTAADDPEQFKGVDLTKGPYYTGSESKYVETVNGVREVAFVRDPYIAVFYHDRHIYGYTPDYTPENGPQVHRTVDLQFTSPFKSPEYSVEKLEYKTLYEGFSSVSPSGFLDDLEMNGVSQKFSYDKGNRTDSFVFSKDTTLAYGNNYTEWVSWHNHGANKNTENKYDCACAIYRTNVEIDTITTPLESRYLVFDKKEYSAYTGKRAEITVQLLDSTLALIDTVDLTLNIITDKGNVIFWNSATATIPVTSITLVKGVATFYISSEAELEATMVAKTTSSQYNYQSGTAKLVVEKLPDWPIIDVAKMVDLDCDNIPDAINISLTNEYLPNQSFQSVTFDYMGVSYETTKVISLSGKELVVGIDVPKKINTAPSGKIWLNSKVGSAIKSPEDFYQDGISPSVLSVSVLERLPDAKSDKVYIEFSETISAPGEDWPLQLFDTDKSSKVAAPTVKFSKIYNDSLNIWEFEIESDASGNAVVTEGMYAQLMSNSAIKDKNGNGVSALCGQPILPIQLKLIPIPMSFASISDEDNDGLAEHVDITFEREMDSRHMPDSISIIFGTTEPETLWVAGNKLNVGSTATEVSINLATPFSYGITSGTYSGSSKGLAVENAGLVTQHLGSGATYEENSVLGEDRVGPVIASATVKTTKSVDLVLLNLSLSEAVAQTDKALPLYDQKQGDKVTSITTKDVATTTMVGNKQMTIGYNSSSDLAPNDGDFVRLLPKNLGTFIDMQGNMPATNAPWVPISNSGKPKIQFKVNLVDKVTTSDKNVVSAVPSNKNIRLFILNPKTKNLELIQNENVVPMAQAIDSTSLQGAVWKIELTVPRGASGIEAPAWDSLRVRYNMPIYTNIGSYVNRLVGKFNVSSSQYLSSAGKVIFFAEWASMPGTGLQSEDGQSAGTGAYIYKAQLSTTFVPNKDKDPEIVKKFSGKNSYDKTETFGIKRVK; encoded by the coding sequence ATGCTTGGTTTATTCGTTTTGCTTACGTCGCTTTTCGCTGGAGAAGCGTTCGCTGACATGGGCCTGCCCAATTTGGACAGAACCGACAAGACCCATGAACGCCGTTATCTGGACTCCATCAACGTTTACAATCGTCGTCCGATTCGTTTGAACCAGAGTGGTTTCAGACCCCAGGACTACAAGTACGCCTACGTGGCCGATGCTACAGAAAAGAAGTTCTACGTCATCGACGCCAACAGCGGTGCCGAAGCCTGGAGCGGAACTCTGACGGAAATCTCCTACAACGAGCCGATTAAAGATGCTGATGGCAAAGTTACTGGTCACCGTCCGGCAGCCATCAAGAAACCCAACATGTACGTCAATGGACAATTCATGCAGGGCGACGACAACAAGTTGTACGAGTTCGGCGTACGAAGTGACGAGACCTCTGCAACAGAAAGGCTTTACCGCGCAGACTTCACAGGTCTCTCCCCTTCTACTCCTGGTGAATATTTCGTGGTTGTGGGCAAGGACACTTCCGCCACCTTCCATATCCATCCTTCCATTTTCAATTCCATTCTTGAAAACTCCCTGAAGTTCTTCGGAATCCAGCGTTGCGGAAATACCAAGTCTCATTTCCACGGTGCTTGCCACTTGAAGGACGGTTCCGCTGTAGGTCACGATCTTACCGGTGGTTGGCATGACTGCGGTGACCACTTCAAAGTATCTGAAACCCTGGGCTATACAGCCTACGTTCTTTCCATGGTGTACCTCACCTACCAGGATAAGGCAGAAGACCGTTACGGTAATTCCTATGCAGACACCGTGTTTACCGATGGTATCCCCGATATTTTGTACGAAGCAAAGATTGGTACCGACTACCTGCTGAAACTTTACAATGCCTCCAAGGCAGACGGTCTCATTGAAAAGGGCGACATGTATCATTCCGTGGGTGTATCCCAGGCCGACCATGAATACTGGGACTTGCCGGAACGTCAAGATGGCCAAACCCCTGCAAAGGGTGGTCCCGACCGCGTTGTTCTCACTGACATCGGTTCCAATACTGCAGGTATGTTCATTGCAGCCATGGCAAACGTAGCCGTGGGTTACCGCGTTTACGACGCAGAATACTCTGACTCTTTGATTGCAGCTGCCAAGGACATTTACAAGAACGTTCTTATGCCCAGCTTCGAGAATTACATTTTCGGAGGTAATCCTGGCAAGACGACAGCCTTCCCCGGATTCTACACCGGCGGCGGTCCGCTCTATGATGACGGTGCCGCAGCTGCATTGGCTCTTTGGTATGCTACCAAGGATACGACCTACCGGTACGACCTCTATAAGAACAAGAACATTTTTGATAACGAATCCAACTACCATTTCAACCTGGATTACTTTAGGGCAGGTTTCCTTGGCAACCCCAGTGGTTTCACTCAGGGTGGTTGGGCAACAGACTACCAGAACATCCATTCCTATGTTCTCTTCGCCTTCCAGAAGTTGATCTTGAGCAATGAAGCAACCGCAACAGAATACGGTCTCTCCCCTGCAGAAAGAGACACCCTTTCTATGCGTACCATTGCAACGTTCCGCAAGGTTCTAGACAACAGCACTAACGACGGTGACTCCCTAGTTCTTGAAAATCCGGCAACACAGGGCGAACCCCACGAAGGTTCCAGCAAGTTGCATGTCATTACGCCCTACAACCTGGTTTGGACAAGTTTCGACTGGGGTGTCATGCGCTACAACATGGGCACCGCAAACGCAATCTTCTTGATGTATGAATTGACCGGTGACGAACGTTACCTCCGTGTCGCCTTGGATAACATGTACTTCATCTTGGGCGCAAACCCCTGGGATGTTTCCCTCCTCATTGGCGCAGGCGACAAGAACCTCAACCATCCCCACAATCGTTCAGCAAACCCCGACGGATACAACGCAGGCGGTATGCCTTACGAATATAGAGCTCCTCTCGGTGCCTTGATGGGTGGACGCGACCCTAACAAGACCTTGAGTGAAGACGGTATGGAATGGACCTGTACCGAAACCTGTATCGACTTTACTGCACAGTTCCTGTTCCCCGCACAGAGTCTCGCTCAGTCCCTGCCGCTGGATGTAGATGGTCCGTTGTTCAGCAACATTGCCGGCACACCCATTACCAAGACTTCCGCAATCATCAGCTGGGATGCAAACGAAGTGGCCCTGGTGACCGTATTCTACGGTACAAGTCCCGATGCGTCTACAGCAAAGTCTGTTGAACAGAAGAAAGCAAGCAAGGGCGGCTCTGTCACCATCGAAGGTCTCGTTCCTGGCGAAACCTACTACTTCTTCCTGGAAGGCATGGACACCAAGCGTAACATGACCACCGATGATAACCATGGTCAATGGTACAAGTTCACCATGACCACCACCGACACGGAAATCAGCGGAGTTACCATCTGCCAGGTGGATCATCGCAGTGCAAAGATTTACTGGTGGAGCAGCGACCGTATGAACGGTGTTGTGAACTACGGCACCTCTCTCAGCAATTTGACAGAAACACAGACTGCAAACGGCGGCGCAGTGCTCTTCCACGAAGCAGAACTCACCGACTTGAAGCCGGGTACAACTTACTACTTCAATGTTTCTTCCGGCACAAAGACCGACAACAATGGTGGAAAGGGCTACAGTTTCACCACAGACGCCTATTCATCCTACGCAGATCTTGATATCACCATCAAGCCCAGTTCCTACCAGGACGCTTGTACCGACTGGAAGGACTGCAAAAAGTTCTACTTCAACATTTCCAATAACGACACGATTCCCTTCGAAGATTTCGAAGTCCGTCTGTACCTTAGCAGCAATAATCTTTCCGCCATTTGCAATATCGCTCAGCCCTATGGTGGTAACGGCATTGTAAATGGCAACGTCCAGATTACATTCGGCACTGCACAAAGCGATGGCCTCGGTGCATACTACCTGCCAATCTTTGTGAAGGGTCTCCTGGAAGTTTCCGGTAGAATCCAGTTCGAAGTCATATTCAAGAACTACGATCCCAATGTAAAGACCGCAACCTTTGGCGACTTGGTAGACTCCTGGTCACTCCGCCCCCATACCGCAGCAGACGATCCGGAACAATTCAAAGGCGTCGATCTTACAAAGGGTCCCTACTACACTGGATCTGAATCGAAATACGTCGAAACGGTCAATGGCGTCCGAGAAGTTGCTTTCGTAAGAGACCCCTACATCGCAGTATTCTACCACGATCGTCACATCTACGGTTACACTCCGGACTACACTCCGGAAAACGGACCGCAGGTACACCGCACCGTCGACTTGCAGTTCACTTCTCCCTTCAAGAGCCCGGAATACTCTGTTGAAAAGCTTGAGTACAAGACTCTCTACGAAGGCTTCAGCAGTGTCTCACCTAGCGGCTTCCTTGACGATCTGGAAATGAACGGTGTGTCCCAGAAGTTTAGCTACGACAAGGGCAACCGTACGGACTCCTTCGTATTCTCCAAGGACACTACCCTCGCCTACGGCAACAACTACACAGAATGGGTAAGCTGGCATAACCACGGTGCAAACAAGAATACCGAAAACAAGTACGATTGCGCCTGCGCAATCTACCGCACCAACGTGGAAATCGACACAATCACCACTCCGCTGGAATCCCGCTACCTGGTATTTGACAAGAAGGAATACTCTGCCTACACAGGCAAGAGAGCCGAAATCACCGTCCAGCTTTTGGACAGCACCTTGGCACTCATTGACACCGTTGACCTGACACTAAACATCATTACAGACAAGGGAAATGTCATCTTCTGGAATTCTGCAACAGCAACAATTCCTGTTACCAGCATTACCCTCGTTAAGGGTGTCGCCACCTTCTATATCAGCTCCGAAGCAGAACTTGAAGCAACCATGGTTGCAAAGACCACTTCTTCTCAATACAACTACCAGTCTGGTACCGCCAAGCTCGTTGTTGAAAAACTTCCGGACTGGCCGATTATTGATGTGGCCAAGATGGTTGATCTGGACTGCGACAACATTCCTGACGCAATCAATATTTCCTTGACCAATGAATATCTGCCGAACCAGTCGTTCCAATCCGTCACCTTCGATTACATGGGCGTGTCCTACGAAACAACAAAGGTCATTAGCCTTAGCGGCAAGGAACTGGTGGTTGGCATCGATGTTCCTAAAAAGATCAACACCGCTCCCTCCGGAAAAATTTGGTTGAATTCCAAGGTCGGTTCTGCAATCAAGAGCCCTGAGGACTTCTACCAGGATGGAATTTCCCCGTCTGTTTTGTCCGTTTCCGTATTGGAAAGACTTCCCGACGCAAAGAGCGACAAGGTTTATATTGAATTCAGCGAGACAATCTCCGCTCCTGGCGAAGACTGGCCCCTGCAACTGTTCGACACGGACAAATCCTCAAAGGTTGCCGCACCGACAGTAAAGTTCTCCAAGATTTACAACGACTCCTTGAATATCTGGGAATTCGAAATTGAATCCGATGCAAGCGGCAATGCGGTTGTAACCGAAGGCATGTATGCCCAGTTGATGAGCAACAGCGCCATCAAGGACAAGAACGGAAACGGAGTCTCCGCCCTTTGCGGCCAGCCCATTCTTCCCATCCAGTTGAAGTTGATTCCTATTCCCATGTCCTTCGCCTCCATTTCCGATGAAGACAACGATGGTCTCGCAGAACACGTGGACATCACCTTCGAAAGAGAAATGGACAGCAGACACATGCCGGATAGCATTTCCATCATCTTCGGCACGACAGAACCTGAAACTTTGTGGGTTGCAGGAAACAAACTTAACGTCGGTTCTACAGCAACCGAAGTTTCCATCAATCTTGCAACGCCGTTCAGCTACGGAATTACCAGCGGAACCTACAGCGGTTCTTCCAAGGGCTTAGCCGTTGAAAATGCAGGTCTTGTAACTCAGCACCTCGGCTCCGGCGCAACTTACGAAGAAAACTCCGTACTTGGAGAAGACAGGGTTGGTCCCGTAATCGCCTCCGCAACAGTCAAGACGACAAAGAGCGTTGACTTAGTCCTCCTGAACCTTTCGCTTAGCGAAGCTGTGGCCCAGACGGACAAGGCTCTTCCGCTCTATGATCAAAAGCAGGGTGACAAGGTCACATCTATCACAACCAAGGATGTTGCAACAACGACCATGGTTGGAAACAAGCAGATGACCATTGGTTACAACAGTTCCAGCGATCTCGCCCCCAACGACGGAGACTTCGTTCGTTTGCTCCCGAAGAATCTAGGTACATTTATTGATATGCAGGGCAACATGCCTGCAACCAACGCTCCGTGGGTTCCGATTTCCAACAGCGGTAAACCGAAGATTCAGTTCAAGGTCAATCTCGTAGACAAGGTTACCACTTCCGACAAGAATGTCGTCTCCGCAGTTCCGAGCAACAAGAACATCAGACTTTTCATTCTGAACCCGAAGACAAAGAACCTCGAACTCATCCAGAACGAAAACGTGGTACCCATGGCCCAGGCCATCGATTCCACATCCTTGCAGGGTGCCGTTTGGAAAATCGAGCTCACAGTTCCTCGTGGGGCCTCCGGTATCGAAGCTCCCGCTTGGGATTCTCTGAGAGTCCGTTACAACATGCCTATCTACACGAATATCGGCAGCTACGTAAATCGTCTGGTAGGAAAGTTCAATGTAAGTTCAAGCCAGTATCTGTCCTCTGCAGGCAAGGTCATCTTCTTCGCAGAATGGGCTAGCATGCCTGGCACAGGCCTCCAATCTGAAGATGGACAATCTGCAGGTACCGGCGCTTACATTTACAAGGCTCAGCTGAGTACAACCTTTGTCCCGAACAAGGATAAGGATCCTGAAATCGTCAAGAAGTTCTCCGGCAAGAACTCCTATGACAAGACAGAAACCTTCGGTATCAAGCGAGTAAAGTAA
- a CDS encoding ATP-binding protein: MGSKMTVQTVPNSLKKLVIINIIWNLCSIIGIIFFSGEIESGSTAYNLRQVLVGFQALAWVRLGMVSYEIGEMIMFSKITTLRYVSNIFATVLIIAITVLFILDPTILSNLDFLEFKILKTNPIFACYCGIYLLFMLPVFIGSIYQLLHGSIQAMDQALANTGAYMAGTYAFFATIACAFDIIIPFTVNLQTWSGPFHFMVWHQFLTLFLTFLCGQYYTSISFKNKSSLWFLRKIISKMDDGIIYFNDDGKIEYANYGAVKLLDTSAESLQGKSIRSVFPPNLNFFNEFVYNDIQMDIKGERHSFKIHFFKVRQTMTTLMNVAYFIDQSKTLLLQKDLKTLNEQYVEYTHDLVRYQDRLNREARIKAEKENVLNTLINALPFRVWYKNEQGVYQKQNQLDLDNQGSLEGVNDSFDNISPYERNARENGEAGVYTSYVNKDGVEVTQDEANRLTKNGELVQTFDNMYIPILQGQAPFKTLCIKVDMTKQRRLEQERNMLREQKFIHSRLEELGTMCGAFAHDYNNILGSQIGFCQLAQEMLPKEHQAYMFISEALKAAERGKTSLEELLNAIRGNAKSATPAIVISPYMIIEDVVKKLTLTLPPNITLNSENMDHSIKIRGIVASLDRIISNMANNAIFAMKETGGTLTFQLIRDELAEQLVTPFAPPIPAGKYAKIIISDTGSGMDSSTLERIFAPFFTTKAPGEGLGLGLSSALRLLKEGNAYFTVQTTLGKGTTFNLYWPLETEIKES; encoded by the coding sequence ATGGGAAGTAAGATGACCGTGCAAACGGTTCCAAATTCGTTGAAGAAACTCGTCATCATCAACATTATCTGGAACTTGTGCAGCATCATCGGCATCATCTTCTTTAGCGGAGAAATTGAATCAGGCTCCACGGCATATAATCTTCGTCAAGTCCTTGTCGGGTTCCAAGCTTTGGCATGGGTTCGATTGGGCATGGTTTCTTATGAAATCGGCGAAATGATCATGTTCAGCAAAATAACGACGTTGCGATATGTATCCAACATTTTCGCAACCGTTCTTATTATCGCTATCACCGTTCTATTTATACTCGACCCTACCATTCTTTCGAACCTGGATTTCCTTGAATTCAAGATACTCAAGACCAATCCGATTTTTGCCTGCTATTGCGGAATCTACTTGCTATTCATGCTGCCGGTATTCATCGGATCCATTTACCAGCTTCTTCACGGATCCATACAGGCCATGGACCAGGCATTGGCAAATACGGGTGCCTACATGGCAGGCACTTACGCCTTCTTCGCAACCATCGCATGCGCCTTCGACATTATCATCCCCTTCACAGTCAATCTGCAGACATGGTCCGGACCGTTCCATTTCATGGTCTGGCATCAGTTCCTGACACTGTTCCTCACCTTCCTTTGCGGCCAGTACTACACGTCCATTTCCTTCAAGAATAAAAGTTCTCTCTGGTTCCTTAGGAAGATCATCAGCAAGATGGACGATGGCATCATCTACTTCAACGATGATGGAAAAATTGAATACGCAAACTACGGTGCCGTAAAGCTTCTTGACACTTCGGCCGAAAGCCTCCAGGGGAAATCCATTCGAAGCGTGTTCCCCCCGAATCTGAACTTTTTCAATGAGTTTGTCTATAACGACATTCAAATGGACATCAAGGGAGAACGTCACTCCTTCAAGATTCATTTCTTCAAGGTCCGTCAGACCATGACAACCTTGATGAATGTCGCCTACTTCATTGACCAATCCAAGACTCTGCTTCTTCAAAAAGACTTGAAGACCTTGAACGAACAGTACGTGGAATACACCCACGACTTGGTGCGTTATCAGGACAGATTAAATAGAGAAGCTAGAATCAAGGCCGAAAAGGAAAACGTCCTGAACACCTTGATTAACGCATTGCCTTTTAGAGTCTGGTACAAAAACGAACAGGGCGTTTACCAGAAGCAGAACCAGCTTGACTTGGACAATCAGGGTTCTCTGGAAGGAGTCAATGATTCCTTTGACAATATTTCTCCTTACGAACGTAACGCACGTGAAAATGGTGAAGCAGGGGTTTATACCTCCTACGTAAACAAGGATGGTGTAGAAGTTACCCAGGACGAGGCAAACCGACTGACCAAAAACGGAGAACTGGTACAGACCTTCGACAACATGTACATCCCTATCCTTCAGGGACAAGCCCCATTCAAGACGCTTTGCATCAAGGTGGACATGACGAAGCAGCGTCGCCTGGAACAGGAACGAAACATGCTCCGCGAACAAAAGTTCATCCATAGTCGTCTCGAAGAACTGGGTACCATGTGCGGCGCCTTCGCCCACGACTACAACAACATTCTCGGATCCCAGATTGGTTTCTGCCAGCTGGCCCAGGAAATGCTTCCCAAGGAACATCAGGCCTACATGTTTATCAGCGAAGCTTTGAAGGCCGCAGAACGTGGCAAGACCTCCTTGGAAGAATTGCTGAATGCAATCCGCGGAAATGCAAAGTCAGCAACCCCTGCAATCGTCATTTCGCCCTACATGATCATCGAAGACGTGGTGAAGAAGCTGACATTGACTTTGCCGCCGAACATCACCCTCAACAGCGAGAACATGGATCACAGCATCAAGATCCGCGGCATCGTTGCTTCGTTGGACCGAATCATCAGCAACATGGCAAACAACGCTATTTTCGCCATGAAGGAAACCGGTGGTACGCTCACCTTCCAGCTGATTCGCGACGAACTGGCAGAACAGTTGGTTACCCCCTTTGCGCCGCCCATTCCTGCAGGCAAGTACGCAAAGATTATCATCTCGGATACTGGTTCCGGCATGGACTCCAGCACCTTGGAACGCATTTTCGCACCGTTCTTTACCACAAAAGCACCTGGCGAAGGCCTTGGTTTAGGTCTTTCTTCCGCCCTTCGACTGCTAAAAGAGGGAAACGCGTACTTTACTGTGCAAACAACCCTCGGCAAAGGAACTACATTTAATCTATATTGGCCTTTAGAAACTGAAATCAAGGAGAGCTAA
- a CDS encoding response regulator: MSTILVIDDDEQFNLMLKSALEIKGYTVETASNGRDAKSLYQNNKYDVIITDIIMPDVDGYEVILDLRRLNMSDRTIAVSGGGRTAAEDYLVTAQHFDVAATFNKPVDLQALRAKVEEIIKSHS, encoded by the coding sequence ATGTCTACCATCTTGGTAATTGACGATGATGAACAGTTCAATCTGATGTTGAAATCCGCTCTTGAAATCAAGGGCTACACTGTAGAGACCGCAAGCAATGGCCGTGACGCCAAATCTCTCTATCAGAACAACAAGTATGATGTAATCATCACTGACATCATCATGCCGGACGTGGATGGCTACGAAGTCATTTTGGACCTGCGCCGTTTGAACATGAGCGACCGCACTATCGCTGTTAGCGGTGGCGGACGTACTGCTGCAGAAGACTACCTGGTCACTGCACAGCACTTCGACGTTGCAGCAACCTTCAACAAGCCCGTGGACCTCCAGGCTCTGCGCGCCAAGGTTGAAGAAATCATCAAGAGCCATTCCTAA
- a CDS encoding sigma-54-dependent Fis family transcriptional regulator, protein MNILIADSDQKFVNDIQRSWSVPNTNLLTCSDESVLMPMVKKDSIDLAFIEVPFLMMDNMDMVSYLKERHPGIEIFILCDDRNWQGAASAITRGANSFLKKPITLSLLEATAQKIQAQLQNKSNSQLMESQVLDSLLGNTAEMRKILKTVYKIAPTNSTVLITGESGSGKEFLANVIHRYSKRATEPFVAVNCGAIPENLVESELFGSRKGAYTGSTTDKKGLFESANGGTLFLDEVGELSPATQVKLLRFLQSHEIRRVGETEARYLDVRIIAATNRNLQDQMRNGNFREDLYYRLNTFHLQLPPLRDRKPALPNLIKYFILKNKESQGKEIIDLEQAALYALTKYQYPGNIRELENILEHAIVLSENGIIRLEDLPENVQECAKEKTMAIPHIKGSEAITESAVVEDQPRQIGCGESVPAQAAASVQSGEILTLEEMERRHILNALSVCNGNRTEVCKKLGISRATLWRKLKELKIEMEGGED, encoded by the coding sequence ATGAACATCCTAATTGCGGATTCCGACCAGAAATTCGTAAACGACATCCAGCGTTCTTGGTCTGTGCCGAACACAAATCTTTTGACGTGTTCCGACGAGAGCGTTTTGATGCCTATGGTTAAGAAGGATTCGATAGACTTGGCGTTTATCGAAGTTCCCTTCTTGATGATGGACAACATGGATATGGTGAGCTACCTGAAGGAGCGTCACCCAGGGATTGAAATCTTCATTTTGTGCGACGACCGCAACTGGCAGGGCGCCGCAAGCGCCATTACACGAGGCGCAAACAGTTTCCTCAAGAAGCCCATTACGTTGTCGCTTCTGGAAGCAACTGCCCAGAAGATCCAGGCACAACTGCAGAACAAGTCCAACAGCCAGCTCATGGAATCCCAGGTGCTGGACAGCCTTTTGGGCAACACTGCAGAAATGCGCAAGATCCTCAAGACCGTATACAAGATTGCGCCCACAAACAGCACCGTCTTGATAACCGGTGAATCTGGTTCCGGTAAGGAATTTCTGGCTAACGTAATCCATCGTTACAGCAAGCGCGCTACGGAGCCCTTCGTAGCTGTGAACTGCGGTGCTATTCCCGAGAACCTGGTGGAAAGCGAATTGTTCGGTAGCAGAAAGGGCGCCTACACTGGTTCCACCACCGACAAGAAGGGTTTGTTCGAATCCGCCAACGGTGGCACCTTGTTCCTTGACGAAGTGGGCGAACTCTCCCCCGCAACACAGGTCAAGCTTCTGCGTTTCTTGCAGAGTCACGAAATCCGTCGCGTGGGCGAAACTGAAGCCCGCTACCTTGACGTCCGCATCATCGCAGCAACCAACAGGAACCTTCAGGACCAGATGCGTAACGGCAACTTCCGTGAAGACCTGTACTATCGTTTGAATACGTTCCACTTGCAGTTGCCGCCTCTTCGCGACCGCAAGCCGGCGCTCCCCAACCTGATCAAGTATTTCATCTTGAAGAACAAGGAATCTCAGGGCAAGGAAATCATTGACCTGGAACAGGCTGCACTTTACGCACTGACCAAGTACCAGTACCCGGGCAACATCCGTGAACTGGAAAATATTTTGGAACACGCCATCGTTCTTTCCGAGAACGGCATCATCCGCTTGGAAGACCTTCCTGAAAACGTCCAGGAATGCGCCAAGGAAAAGACCATGGCCATCCCCCACATCAAGGGCTCAGAGGCCATCACCGAAAGTGCTGTCGTAGAAGATCAGCCCCGCCAAATCGGTTGCGGAGAAAGTGTTCCTGCACAGGCGGCAGCCTCTGTTCAAAGCGGTGAAATTCTCACTTTGGAAGAAATGGAACGTCGCCACATTCTGAACGCACTCAGTGTCTGCAACGGCAACCGCACCGAAGTCTGCAAGAAGCTCGGCATCAGCCGCGCTACACTTTGGCGTAAGCTTAAAGAACTTAAGATTGAAATGGAAGGCGGCGAAGACTAG
- a CDS encoding class I SAM-dependent methyltransferase — MPQKLTELKDLLQTANEKRSPLFDVTDAYRVVNGAADGFPGMTLDRFGNRFQIQFFGPEMLSQKNVIAEAVGEAFSPICLVTKERLSRSGKSLENPPMDVLIGTAADSLGTVREGKATLNVDLLDTVNPGLFLDMRHVRLDVGAMCEGRRFLNLFSYTCTFSVHARLGGATIATNADISGKILDKGRENYALNGLDLRPGEFFRGNAVEYVHWAQKKGLKFDGIVLDPPSFARFKGANFNVREHLMPLVADCATLLNPKGFFMVSSNYSEFNLNAFARSVRDAVGTVHANAQTVWKRSQDIDFVGSGSTKDSCLVATLVEV; from the coding sequence ATGCCCCAGAAATTGACCGAATTAAAGGATCTTCTGCAGACTGCCAACGAAAAGCGCAGTCCTCTTTTTGACGTTACCGACGCCTATCGCGTGGTGAATGGAGCTGCAGATGGTTTTCCTGGAATGACCTTGGACCGTTTTGGAAACAGGTTCCAGATTCAGTTTTTCGGTCCCGAGATGCTGTCCCAGAAAAACGTGATTGCAGAAGCTGTGGGCGAGGCTTTTAGTCCTATTTGCCTTGTGACTAAGGAACGCCTTTCCCGTTCGGGAAAGTCCCTGGAAAACCCGCCTATGGATGTGCTGATTGGCACTGCTGCGGATTCCTTGGGTACAGTGCGCGAAGGCAAGGCCACATTGAATGTGGACCTTTTGGACACGGTGAATCCGGGCCTGTTCTTGGATATGCGTCACGTGCGTCTTGATGTGGGCGCAATGTGTGAAGGTCGTCGTTTTCTGAACCTCTTCAGTTACACTTGCACATTCTCTGTGCATGCCCGACTGGGTGGAGCCACTATTGCGACCAATGCCGACATCAGTGGAAAGATTTTGGACAAGGGCCGTGAAAACTATGCGTTGAACGGTCTTGATTTACGACCGGGAGAATTCTTCCGCGGTAATGCGGTGGAGTATGTTCACTGGGCCCAGAAGAAGGGCTTGAAGTTTGACGGAATCGTTCTGGATCCGCCTAGCTTCGCTCGCTTCAAGGGTGCGAATTTCAATGTGCGCGAACACCTGATGCCTTTGGTGGCGGACTGTGCCACGCTCTTGAATCCTAAGGGATTCTTCATGGTTAGTTCCAACTACAGCGAGTTCAATTTGAATGCCTTCGCTCGTAGTGTACGCGATGCCGTAGGAACAGTTCATGCTAATGCACAGACCGTCTGGAAACGTTCTCAGGATATTGATTTTGTGGGGAGTGGCAGTACCAAGGATTCTTGCCTTGTAGCTACCCTTGTGGAAGTTTAA